TCTTAGCTTTCCGTTCTGTTAGCAAAGGCAACATACAAGCAAATAAGATTTATGCAATTTAGGGCATAATTAGCATCATACAGGCTAACCTAACAGTGAGAATAAGCTTTGATTCATAAGGAGGAAAAGAAAGTGCGTAAAATTCGTGAAATCATGACTAGCGATGTAGAAACCTGTACTTTGCTGGATAATGTATTCGAAGTGGCAGTCAAAATGAAAGAATGGAATGTTGGAGCCATTCCCATTGTAGACGAGGATAAGCTCGTGGGCATGATCACCGACAGAGATATAGTCATTAGAGGGATAGCAGAAAAACATCCGCCTTCTTCAAAGGTTGAAAGCGTCATGAGTGACCATCTCGTTACAGCCACACCGGATATGACAACTAAAGAAGCAACAAAACTTATGGCGGAACACCAAATAAGAAGGCTTCCAGTAGTCGAAGGCGATAAATTAGTAGGGATCGTAGCGTTAGGTGATTTTGCCGTAGATGAAATGACAGACGAACAAGCTCAGCATGCCCTAACAGAAATATCAGAGCCAGGTAATCATATGCAATAATTTAAGGCACTCATCTTGGGTGCTTTTTTTCATTAAAAAGCCTTGTAATCCAATCTTCCTCTAAAAAATTGTTGTTTGATTTTACATTGAATGAACGGTATGTTAAAAGTAGGGTAACCCGGGACAAGTGAATAAAAGTGTCAATCATGTTAAAGCAGATCTTTTTTTTGGAGTGCAATGGAACACTTCTATTAAAAAGAACATTATAAATGATATAATAATTTCAAAAAACATTCATATAGTGAAAGAGAGAGAGTCGTGTCTTTTGACTCACATAAGTAGCTGGCGATTGTCAAAAAGGGGGGATCTACCTGCGAACTATTGTAAGGATATTAATATTTGCTGCAATTTTTTTACTTATAGGTTTATACATGGGGTATAACAAAGAAGATAATGATGGATTGGTAATCGAACAGAATTCGACTCCTAAAGTGGATGAATCCCTCGAAAAGGACATAAGTGAACAAAGTCTCAGTGAGGGCATTGAGCAGCCATCACAAGGTGTTGCTTCCTTAATGGGAAAGGATATTGACTCTCTTAAGGCGGCTTTAGGCGAACCGTCCCGGGTCGACCTTTCAGCCTATGGATTCCATTGGTGGATTTTCAACAAACAACCTGACCAGTATATCCAGGCTGGTGTTTTTAATGGGAAGGTCGTGACAGCTTTTGGCATTGGATCTTCTGTTAATGTTCAGCCATTTAAGATTGGCCAGCATATTGAAGAGATTTTCTCTATGAACGTTATTGAGCCTGATGTAACATTTGAATATAACGGAAGCTCCTATAAGTTCGAACTTTCCGAGCAGGATATGAACACCCGTCCTATTATAAAAATGGGAGAGTACTTTGTACAGCTCTACATTGATAAATTCACGAGTTCTGTCTCGAGCATCAGGTATATGGACAAGGAAACGATCGTAAAGCAGCGGCCATATGAAATGGTCTACAGGGGAAGTTTGATAGAACCGCCTGTGCTATCGGAAGGTGATTGGGTCAGGATTGAAGCCGGTCTTGAAAAACAGATCCTGGATATTACGAATGCAATCAGGATTCGGCATGAG
The window above is part of the Mesobacillus jeotgali genome. Proteins encoded here:
- a CDS encoding CAP domain-containing protein — protein: MRTIVRILIFAAIFLLIGLYMGYNKEDNDGLVIEQNSTPKVDESLEKDISEQSLSEGIEQPSQGVASLMGKDIDSLKAALGEPSRVDLSAYGFHWWIFNKQPDQYIQAGVFNGKVVTAFGIGSSVNVQPFKIGQHIEEIFSMNVIEPDVTFEYNGSSYKFELSEQDMNTRPIIKMGEYFVQLYIDKFTSSVSSIRYMDKETIVKQRPYEMVYRGSLIEPPVLSEGDWVRIEAGLEKQILDITNAIRIRHELPSLEWHEKTAEVAYAHSKDMAIEDYFSHESDKYGDLSERLKAAEILYQLAGENIAANYTDGPAVVEGWLNSESHREALLNEEFTHLGVGVYQRHYTQNFLKMWEEPQQ
- a CDS encoding CBS domain-containing protein; its protein translation is MRKIREIMTSDVETCTLLDNVFEVAVKMKEWNVGAIPIVDEDKLVGMITDRDIVIRGIAEKHPPSSKVESVMSDHLVTATPDMTTKEATKLMAEHQIRRLPVVEGDKLVGIVALGDFAVDEMTDEQAQHALTEISEPGNHMQ